A stretch of the Polyangiaceae bacterium genome encodes the following:
- a CDS encoding amino acid adenylation domain-containing protein, whose protein sequence is MIRSRQFETSTTLDKEYDPTHLVHDAQRYLRWYADESVKARHDLPWSLDIRFGAGADETVDISPAPQPNAPVVVFIHGGYWQSFSSKEFSFVARGLRANGLTVVLTNHSLCPAVTIADITRQSRSAMKWIYENIRAFHGDPDRIFVVGHSAGGHQVAMLLSTRWHEDYGLPQDIIKGAIPISGIFDLRPLRHTSMQKNLGLNHEVVLDQSPIFHVPDMGPPLLVSVGDDESAEFKRQSNEYLTLWQRNGLPGRLFIQRGRNHFDAIEGLVDAESVLCKTVVEFIAQCEWQEPPPSLRRITIPPVPTRHIALAPFVGPTVAENAAPSVIAPVTKASTKVLPGPPVMPARRDEKLDVSFAQERLWFVHRLFPGTIVYNEPIIIRMDGAVDATVLERALTEIVRRHEAWRTVFAVIDGAPKQKILPPRPFHLDSVDAGTWPEDIRESEAARAAVEHARRPFHLEQGPLVRALLIRFGDAEARLVITAHHIVVDGVSFFNVFLPELSALYAAFSLGKPSPLPEPSLHYADFAAWQRMWLSEAALAPKLAYWKSHMAGFSDLPLPTDFPRPQSPTGRGARAAVAVSSELVTKLRAIAQRTGVTLFTTLLAAWKTLLFRYSGQSDIIVGSAAAGRPRPEFEGLIGFFNNNLVLRTQLDAAMSFIDLLPKVGDVLKAAREHQDVPFDRLVNELGGRRDPNENPLYNNTFILMPPIAPLAATPNWNAGRIDIGVAKVDLYLELHQRSSGLVGHIEYQTELFAKETIERMVGHFGVLLESIVRDPAARLEDLAILTRAEEQQLAEWQGPRVKAKPEEEFVSLEGLFEAQVDRSPLAIAVEQGDTRLTYAELDVRANRLAHYLRALGVQPDTLVGLCIERSIDAMVAILGVLKAGGAFVPLDPSYPSERLRFMLEDASISILLTNRKNAGVLPEYGGRTIVLDDEAAAIAAQAESRPVSNAGHEHLAYVIYTSGSTGRPKGVMVERRGLYYLARGLETMFGLGVGTRVLQFFSLTFDVSIWELAMTWPVGATLVVTDSNAIAPGANLTKTLQEKHIDVVAMTPSALAVTPHDELPRLHTIITAGEALPESLVNKWAHGRRFVNAYGPTETTVVSVLGDCRRGEGKPSIGRPFDHIPVYILDDHMHPVPIGIPGELYIGGPVVARGYLNRPELTRDRFLENLIPNAAETRFYKTGDRVKWRGDGQIDYLGRTDRQIKLRGYRVELGEIEVELGLHPAIEMAAVQVVSFAGDPRLVGYVLPRRPAPSDLVDALKKHLRERLPEYMVPATFVVLDRMPVNSSGKIDRASLPMPVERAPVIAPTANSLEHAVTSIWKEVLGQSDVGIDSPFFELGGHSLAMARVQAKLQTQLGVDIDMMTMLRLPTIRKLATHLSTLPNLKLQPTPKPSTDAAPAKAPAPARADAIAIVGMAIRAPGVRGPDDLWEVVRTGRETIQRMDPEDLIAAGADPARVRQANFIPAEGVLEDADHFDAAFFGFNDADATWLDPQQRLFLECAYESLEHAGVDPGRYPSQIGVFAGAAIPRYWLGPVMKALGAASSDQERYRAQTLNATDFLATRVAFKLGLKGPAVVVQTACSTSLSAIHMARQSLLAGDCNMAIAGGVSLSALSPRDFGHLHVEGGIESADGHCRPFDADASGMVKSSGIAIVVLKRLADAIADRDTIHAVILGSAMNNDGSDKIGFTAPSEDGVAAVVAKACETARVDPATIEFVETHGTGTRLGDPTEVRALTRAYRKSTDRRGYCALGALKANLGHMDAAAGAAGLIKAALALEHATIPPVPGYRNPNPLLNLETSPFFMSDRARPWPRANGPRRAGVSALGIGGTNVHVVLEEPPALEASTESRPYQLLCLSARTPETLSAVSQKLRGYLGTHASAQLADVAYTLAVGRAPMRHRTTVVCRNVMGAIGALISVPPSPSAPAVPTTTRPVVFLFPGHGAQYLQMGRDLYDAEPVFRIEIDRCFDIVREDARLDLRPLLAGGAENERLLDEMGWAQPFLFAIEYALAKQLMAWGIKPAAMLGHSLGEYVAACIAGVFSLRDALSLVVARGQLMDSTPAGSMLTAFTDVRTITQFLGDGIAIATYAPDCVVLSGATELIDKVRVRLTNAGIETSDVRVSRASHSPMMHGIRADFRAHVARTERNAPGIPIISNVTGKYMNVDQATHADAWADHLCNPVRLTDAFDTLFDLESPICIEVGPGSALGSLLKAHPRFDGETCEIVGTLPSARKRAESSCAALFRGLGRLWELGLDVDWQAFYAHEKRRRIPLPTYPFERRRYNLEAAPPKVPKPNEQAAAPPLEPAPLDVRAVEITRELGATSIDEAPGLLARMENLCAHLVLDFFARRLGDTLERPRSMEALQKDTGILPKYTPMFNSLVRVLERAGMATRQGSDAISIRSEGVGRSAGLAVSFRRDEPKFLGLSLFLEHCVAHYDEALTGEIEPIGVLYPDGTDAFYEECMRENAAFYYHVYMALARDVVVDIMKRHRDKKVRILEVGAGHGRLTWPLVERLRGENVEYHFTDIGRSFLHVAEREAKKRRIPWMKFLRFDLNRAPSEQGFHEGYDIILGLDSVHVALDLPSSLVKLRELLIPGGALVCVETTRVGTWGHLVWGLAPGYWDVVRARGALTMTLSDWQRELKRAGFANVETVPKDPARQRVEDSALIIAEHPTRSSELKTNVWHDLAALTSASNGEVSISTMDEAPVASRIPMSTTAADSAPSIAQHLWKRMLGISQVPPGANFFELGGDSLLAVHFLAEFNLRTGRKIKMAQFMANPTVHGIKTLMDSPAAMTSTPMTPVSHEPATQPNASSHVQLQAPSEMPRRIRIPTPFPSRRAIQTFDQDEAELRAFLDRFVEWMCMRDGAALGAMFAPNHPCVSIGVSDDILEGSMSIRAHYERKMASLVDLRACVRDAKVLVFAGGRAATITARFDSEQTSAQDERQAIYHDTRLSLVLEKHEGAWRVIHMHCSLPVGESART, encoded by the coding sequence ATGATCAGATCCCGCCAGTTCGAAACGTCGACTACACTTGATAAAGAATACGACCCGACGCACCTCGTGCATGACGCACAGCGATATCTTCGCTGGTATGCAGACGAAAGCGTCAAGGCGCGTCATGACCTTCCTTGGTCACTCGATATACGGTTTGGTGCCGGAGCTGACGAAACAGTCGACATTTCGCCGGCACCTCAGCCCAATGCGCCGGTGGTGGTATTCATTCACGGCGGCTATTGGCAGTCCTTCAGCAGCAAGGAATTCAGCTTCGTGGCGCGCGGATTGCGGGCCAATGGCCTGACGGTCGTCCTCACGAACCATTCGCTCTGCCCGGCGGTCACCATAGCCGACATCACGCGTCAAAGCCGCTCGGCGATGAAATGGATTTACGAAAACATTCGCGCATTTCACGGAGATCCGGACCGCATCTTCGTGGTTGGTCATTCAGCGGGCGGCCATCAGGTCGCCATGCTTTTGTCCACGCGATGGCACGAGGATTATGGTTTGCCGCAAGACATCATCAAGGGCGCGATTCCCATCAGCGGCATTTTTGACTTGCGTCCACTTCGACACACGTCGATGCAAAAAAACCTCGGGCTCAATCACGAAGTCGTCCTCGATCAAAGTCCCATTTTCCACGTGCCCGATATGGGTCCGCCCCTGCTCGTCAGCGTCGGTGACGACGAGTCTGCCGAATTCAAACGACAATCGAACGAATACCTCACCCTTTGGCAACGCAATGGGCTCCCCGGGCGCCTATTCATTCAACGAGGCAGAAACCATTTCGACGCCATCGAGGGTCTGGTGGACGCGGAGAGCGTGCTCTGTAAAACGGTCGTCGAGTTCATCGCGCAATGTGAATGGCAGGAGCCGCCGCCAAGCCTACGAAGGATAACGATTCCCCCCGTTCCAACACGTCACATTGCGCTGGCGCCATTTGTAGGACCAACCGTTGCAGAAAATGCGGCGCCAAGCGTCATCGCCCCCGTCACGAAGGCGAGCACGAAAGTGCTACCTGGTCCGCCCGTCATGCCTGCGCGTCGCGATGAGAAGCTGGATGTATCGTTCGCGCAAGAGCGCTTGTGGTTCGTCCATCGGCTTTTTCCGGGCACGATCGTTTACAACGAGCCCATCATCATTCGAATGGATGGCGCCGTGGATGCCACGGTGCTCGAGCGGGCGCTCACGGAAATCGTACGCCGTCACGAAGCATGGCGTACGGTATTTGCCGTTATCGACGGAGCACCCAAGCAAAAAATCTTGCCGCCGCGGCCATTTCATTTGGATTCGGTCGATGCCGGCACGTGGCCCGAGGACATTCGGGAATCGGAAGCCGCACGCGCTGCCGTCGAGCATGCGCGGAGACCATTTCATCTCGAGCAAGGTCCGCTCGTGCGTGCGCTGCTCATTCGATTTGGCGACGCCGAAGCGCGCCTCGTCATCACGGCGCACCACATCGTCGTCGATGGCGTATCCTTTTTCAATGTATTTCTCCCCGAGCTCTCGGCGCTTTATGCGGCGTTTTCCCTGGGCAAACCGTCTCCCTTGCCCGAGCCATCGCTTCATTATGCGGATTTTGCCGCGTGGCAACGAATGTGGCTGAGCGAAGCGGCACTCGCGCCGAAGTTGGCTTATTGGAAGTCGCACATGGCGGGTTTTTCCGATCTGCCTTTGCCCACCGATTTCCCACGTCCGCAGTCGCCGACGGGGCGAGGCGCACGCGCGGCCGTGGCGGTTTCTTCCGAGCTCGTCACCAAACTCCGCGCGATCGCGCAACGCACGGGCGTCACGCTTTTCACGACGCTCCTCGCGGCATGGAAAACGCTGCTCTTCCGCTATTCGGGGCAAAGCGACATCATCGTGGGGTCCGCCGCGGCGGGTCGTCCGCGTCCCGAATTCGAGGGGCTGATCGGCTTTTTCAACAACAACCTCGTTTTGCGCACGCAGCTCGATGCAGCCATGTCGTTCATCGATTTGCTTCCCAAAGTGGGCGACGTGTTGAAAGCAGCGCGCGAACATCAGGACGTCCCGTTCGATAGGCTCGTGAACGAGCTGGGCGGCAGGCGTGACCCAAATGAAAATCCCCTGTACAACAATACCTTCATTCTCATGCCGCCCATCGCGCCCCTCGCCGCCACGCCGAATTGGAATGCTGGTCGAATCGACATTGGTGTGGCCAAGGTCGACTTGTATCTGGAGCTGCATCAGCGATCGTCTGGATTGGTAGGCCATATCGAATACCAGACGGAACTTTTTGCCAAAGAAACCATTGAACGGATGGTGGGCCATTTCGGCGTTCTCTTGGAGAGCATCGTGCGCGATCCGGCGGCGCGCCTCGAGGATTTGGCGATTTTGACTCGCGCGGAAGAGCAGCAGCTTGCAGAGTGGCAAGGGCCGCGGGTCAAGGCGAAGCCCGAAGAAGAATTCGTGTCGCTCGAGGGGCTGTTCGAGGCGCAGGTCGATAGGTCACCATTGGCGATTGCCGTGGAACAGGGTGATACGCGATTGACGTATGCTGAGCTCGACGTCCGTGCCAATCGCCTTGCGCATTACCTGCGCGCGCTCGGGGTGCAGCCTGATACATTGGTGGGCCTGTGCATCGAGCGGTCGATCGATGCGATGGTGGCGATATTGGGGGTGCTCAAAGCGGGCGGAGCGTTCGTGCCGCTGGATCCGAGCTACCCGAGCGAGCGGCTTCGTTTCATGCTGGAAGACGCGTCCATTTCGATTTTGCTGACGAATCGGAAGAATGCGGGCGTTTTACCGGAATACGGCGGACGCACCATTGTGCTCGACGACGAAGCTGCGGCGATCGCCGCGCAGGCGGAATCGCGGCCGGTTTCCAATGCAGGGCACGAGCACCTTGCGTACGTCATTTACACGTCCGGATCGACGGGCCGTCCCAAAGGCGTCATGGTCGAAAGGCGGGGACTTTATTACCTGGCCCGTGGTCTCGAGACCATGTTTGGCCTCGGCGTAGGAACACGCGTGCTGCAATTTTTCTCCCTCACCTTCGACGTCTCGATATGGGAGCTCGCCATGACCTGGCCCGTGGGAGCCACGCTCGTCGTGACGGATTCGAATGCGATAGCGCCCGGTGCGAATCTCACGAAAACGCTTCAGGAAAAGCATATCGATGTCGTAGCGATGACGCCATCGGCGCTCGCCGTGACGCCTCACGACGAGCTTCCTCGGCTGCATACGATCATCACCGCTGGCGAGGCGCTCCCTGAATCCCTCGTGAACAAGTGGGCCCATGGTCGACGCTTCGTCAATGCATATGGACCAACCGAAACGACGGTGGTATCCGTCCTGGGAGACTGCCGGCGCGGCGAGGGAAAACCCTCCATTGGGCGACCTTTCGATCACATTCCCGTCTACATTTTGGATGATCACATGCATCCCGTGCCCATTGGCATACCCGGTGAGCTCTACATTGGTGGTCCGGTTGTCGCGCGAGGATATTTGAATCGACCCGAGCTCACCAGGGATCGCTTCCTAGAAAACCTCATTCCCAACGCCGCCGAGACGCGATTCTACAAGACGGGCGATCGCGTAAAGTGGCGCGGTGATGGCCAAATCGATTACCTCGGACGCACCGATCGTCAGATCAAACTCCGCGGCTATCGTGTCGAGCTCGGGGAGATCGAAGTGGAGCTCGGTCTTCATCCTGCCATTGAAATGGCTGCCGTCCAGGTCGTGAGCTTTGCAGGTGATCCACGCCTCGTAGGATATGTCTTACCACGTCGACCAGCACCTTCCGACCTCGTGGATGCGCTCAAGAAACACCTTCGCGAACGATTGCCGGAATACATGGTACCGGCTACGTTTGTCGTGTTGGATCGAATGCCCGTCAATTCGAGCGGTAAAATCGATCGAGCATCGTTGCCGATGCCGGTGGAGCGCGCCCCTGTGATTGCTCCGACCGCAAACTCGCTGGAACATGCTGTCACCTCGATTTGGAAGGAAGTTTTGGGGCAATCCGATGTCGGTATCGATTCGCCGTTCTTCGAGTTGGGTGGCCATTCTTTGGCCATGGCGCGCGTGCAGGCAAAATTGCAAACGCAACTCGGCGTCGACATCGACATGATGACTATGCTCCGATTGCCCACGATCCGGAAGCTTGCGACACATCTGTCGACGTTGCCCAATCTGAAGCTTCAGCCCACGCCAAAGCCGAGCACCGACGCTGCCCCTGCGAAAGCACCGGCACCCGCGCGCGCAGATGCCATTGCCATCGTCGGTATGGCCATTCGAGCTCCCGGCGTACGTGGACCCGACGACTTGTGGGAGGTCGTCCGTACAGGGCGCGAAACGATCCAAAGAATGGATCCCGAGGACCTCATTGCCGCAGGCGCCGATCCGGCACGCGTGCGCCAAGCGAATTTCATTCCCGCGGAAGGCGTCTTGGAGGATGCGGATCATTTCGATGCAGCCTTTTTCGGTTTCAATGACGCCGACGCCACGTGGCTCGACCCGCAGCAGCGGCTTTTCCTGGAATGTGCCTATGAATCACTCGAACATGCGGGCGTCGACCCTGGCCGTTATCCGAGCCAAATAGGCGTCTTTGCCGGCGCAGCCATTCCTCGATATTGGCTGGGGCCCGTCATGAAGGCGCTCGGCGCTGCATCGAGCGACCAAGAGCGATACCGTGCGCAAACGCTGAATGCCACGGACTTTTTGGCGACGCGGGTGGCGTTCAAACTGGGTCTGAAAGGTCCCGCGGTCGTCGTCCAAACGGCTTGCTCCACATCGCTCTCCGCCATTCACATGGCTCGCCAAAGCCTGCTGGCGGGCGATTGCAACATGGCCATTGCAGGCGGCGTGTCGTTGTCCGCATTGAGCCCGCGAGACTTTGGACATCTCCACGTCGAAGGAGGTATCGAGTCCGCGGATGGCCATTGCCGGCCCTTCGATGCCGATGCGAGCGGAATGGTCAAATCGAGCGGCATTGCCATCGTCGTGCTGAAACGACTTGCGGACGCCATTGCCGATCGTGACACCATTCATGCCGTCATCCTCGGTTCGGCCATGAACAACGATGGATCGGACAAAATTGGCTTCACGGCGCCAAGCGAGGACGGCGTGGCCGCAGTCGTCGCCAAAGCCTGTGAAACGGCGCGCGTGGATCCTGCTACCATCGAATTCGTCGAAACGCACGGTACCGGCACGCGCCTCGGAGATCCGACCGAAGTCCGCGCATTGACGCGCGCTTATCGCAAATCGACGGATCGGCGCGGTTATTGTGCGCTCGGCGCCCTCAAAGCAAACCTCGGTCACATGGACGCTGCCGCTGGAGCTGCCGGCCTCATCAAAGCAGCCCTTGCGCTCGAGCATGCAACCATTCCACCGGTCCCAGGTTACCGCAATCCCAATCCATTGCTCAATCTGGAAACCTCGCCCTTCTTCATGAGCGATCGTGCCCGGCCATGGCCGCGCGCAAACGGTCCACGACGAGCTGGCGTGAGTGCTCTCGGGATTGGCGGGACAAACGTACACGTCGTTTTGGAAGAGCCGCCTGCCTTGGAAGCATCTACCGAAAGCCGGCCCTACCAACTCTTATGCCTCTCGGCACGTACACCCGAAACGTTATCAGCCGTTTCGCAAAAGCTTCGCGGCTATCTCGGAACGCACGCTTCGGCCCAATTGGCGGACGTCGCGTATACACTTGCCGTGGGCCGAGCGCCCATGCGTCATCGAACGACGGTCGTTTGTCGCAACGTCATGGGGGCTATTGGCGCCTTGATTTCGGTCCCGCCAAGCCCAAGTGCTCCGGCAGTCCCCACGACGACGCGCCCCGTGGTATTCTTGTTTCCCGGCCATGGGGCGCAATATCTCCAAATGGGTCGCGACTTGTACGATGCCGAGCCGGTATTCCGAATCGAGATCGATCGCTGTTTCGACATCGTCCGGGAAGACGCGCGGCTCGATCTCCGGCCATTGTTAGCGGGCGGCGCCGAAAACGAACGTCTACTCGACGAAATGGGCTGGGCGCAGCCATTCTTGTTCGCCATCGAATACGCGTTGGCCAAGCAGCTCATGGCGTGGGGCATAAAGCCCGCGGCCATGCTCGGCCATAGCCTAGGCGAATACGTCGCAGCCTGCATTGCCGGCGTCTTTTCGCTTCGTGACGCGCTCAGCCTCGTCGTCGCTCGTGGCCAATTGATGGACTCCACCCCCGCCGGCAGCATGCTCACCGCATTTACCGACGTGCGAACGATTACACAATTCCTTGGTGACGGCATCGCCATTGCCACCTATGCTCCCGATTGCGTCGTCCTATCCGGAGCCACCGAGCTCATTGACAAGGTGCGCGTTCGTCTCACGAATGCTGGCATCGAAACCAGCGATGTGCGTGTTTCACGTGCATCGCATTCACCCATGATGCACGGAATCCGCGCCGATTTTCGTGCACACGTGGCCCGCACCGAGCGGAACGCACCCGGCATTCCCATCATTTCAAACGTCACGGGGAAATACATGAATGTCGACCAGGCGACCCATGCGGATGCTTGGGCGGATCATCTTTGCAATCCCGTGCGCTTGACCGATGCTTTCGATACGCTATTCGACCTCGAATCGCCCATTTGCATCGAGGTTGGTCCGGGCAGCGCGCTCGGCTCGCTGCTCAAGGCGCATCCGCGGTTCGACGGAGAAACGTGCGAAATCGTGGGCACATTGCCGAGCGCTCGCAAGCGTGCCGAGTCTTCGTGTGCCGCTCTGTTTCGCGGATTGGGGCGATTGTGGGAGCTCGGGCTGGACGTCGATTGGCAAGCGTTTTACGCGCACGAGAAGCGCCGGCGCATTCCATTGCCCACGTATCCATTCGAAAGGCGGCGTTACAACCTCGAAGCTGCGCCGCCCAAAGTGCCCAAACCCAATGAACAAGCGGCCGCGCCGCCCTTGGAGCCCGCGCCGCTCGACGTGCGCGCCGTCGAAATTACCCGCGAGCTCGGAGCCACATCCATCGACGAAGCTCCGGGGTTGTTGGCTCGAATGGAGAACCTCTGCGCCCATCTCGTGCTCGATTTTTTTGCACGACGATTGGGCGATACCCTCGAACGACCGCGTTCCATGGAGGCGCTGCAAAAAGACACGGGCATTCTGCCCAAATATACCCCCATGTTCAATTCCCTCGTGCGCGTGCTCGAACGTGCCGGCATGGCAACTCGCCAAGGTTCCGACGCAATTTCGATCCGTAGCGAGGGCGTGGGGCGATCCGCCGGGCTCGCCGTATCGTTTCGACGAGACGAACCCAAGTTTTTGGGACTATCCCTTTTCCTCGAACACTGCGTCGCGCATTACGACGAAGCGCTGACGGGCGAAATCGAGCCGATCGGCGTTTTGTACCCCGACGGCACGGATGCATTCTACGAGGAGTGCATGCGCGAAAATGCCGCGTTTTATTACCATGTCTACATGGCGTTGGCACGCGACGTCGTGGTCGACATCATGAAGCGGCACCGGGACAAGAAAGTCCGCATTCTCGAAGTCGGCGCGGGACATGGTCGGCTCACATGGCCCCTGGTGGAGCGGCTTCGTGGTGAAAATGTGGAATACCATTTCACCGACATCGGACGTTCGTTCCTTCACGTCGCAGAACGCGAGGCAAAGAAACGCCGCATTCCTTGGATGAAATTCCTTCGCTTCGACCTGAATCGGGCCCCGAGTGAACAAGGGTTCCACGAAGGTTATGACATCATCCTCGGACTCGATTCCGTGCACGTGGCGCTCGACCTCCCTTCGAGCCTCGTGAAATTGCGTGAATTGCTCATTCCCGGCGGCGCGCTCGTTTGCGTCGAAACGACGCGCGTCGGTACGTGGGGCCATCTCGTTTGGGGTTTGGCGCCAGGTTATTGGGACGTCGTTCGCGCCCGCGGTGCGCTGACGATGACCCTCTCCGATTGGCAGCGCGAATTGAAGCGCGCCGGGTTTGCGAATGTCGAAACCGTTCCGAAAGACCCCGCTCGTCAGCGTGTCGAAGACAGTGCGCTCATCATCGCCGAGCATCCGACGCGATCGTCGGAGCTCAAAACAAACGTGTGGCACGACCTCGCTGCGCTGACATCGGCATCGAATGGCGAAGTGTCCATTTCCACGATGGATGAAGCTCCCGTGGCGTCACGCATACCCATGTCGACGACCGCTGCGGACAGTGCGCCGTCGATTGCACAGCATCTTTGGAAGCGTATGCTGGGCATTTCGCAAGTGCCCCCAGGCGCAAACTTCTTCGAGCTGGGAGGCGACTCGCTCCTCGCCGTTCACTTCCTCGCTGAATTCAACCTGCGAACTGGACGCAAAATCAAGATGGCTCAATTCATGGCGAATCCCACCGTCCACGGCATCAAGACCCTCATGGACTCGCCGGCTGCAATGACATCCACGCCCATGACCCCGGTATCGCACGAACCTGCAACGCAACCCAATGCGTCCTCGCACGTCCAACTGCAAGCGCCCTCGGAGATGCCTCGACGTATTCGAATCCCAACTCCATTCCCCAGCCGCAGAGCAATTCAAACATTCGACCAAGACGAAGCGGAGCTACGCGCTTTTCTGGATCGATTCGTCGAGTGGATGTGTATGCGCGATGGGGCTGCATTGGGGGCCATGTTTGCCCCGAATCATCCGTGCGTGAGCATTGGCGTCTCCGATGACATTCTCGAAGGCTCAATGAGCATCAGGGCACATTATGAGCGCAAGATGGCATCGCTCGTGGACCTGCGCGCATGCGTGCGCGATGCAAAAGTTCTCGTATTCGCCGGTGGTCGTGCTGCCACCATTACCGCACGGTTCGATTCTGAACAAACGTCTGCACAAGACGAGCGACAAGCCATTTACCACGATACTCGCCTGAGCCTGGTTCTGGAAAAACACGAAGGAGCCTGGCGCGTGATTCACATGCACTGCTCGCTACCCGTGGGCGAATCTGCTCGAACGTAA